The following nucleotide sequence is from Terriglobia bacterium.
GGGGTCCCCTGGAAGTTCGCCCCGGTCAGCACCCGGTTCTCATCCTCGATGAAGATCGGGTTGTCGGCGACCGCGTTCAGCTCGATCTCGAACTGCTTCCGGGCGTACGCCATCAGGTCGCGCAGCGCTCCGATCACCTGCGGGGAGGAGCGCATCGAGTACGCGTCCTGCACCTTGACCTTGAGCTTCCCGGTGATGAGGTCGGAGCCGGCCATCACCGTCCTGAGGTTCAGGGCGCAGGTGACCGCACCCTTGAACCCGCGCAGCTCGTGGAGCCTGCCGTCGTACGGCTTCATGTTCGCCAGCAGCGCCTCGAGGGTCATGGAGGCCGCGATCTCCGCCTGCTTGATCCAGCGCTCCGTGTCGTACAGCAGCAGGGAGCCGATGGCGGTGATCAGGTTGGAGCCGTTGATCGCCGCGAGGCCGTCCCGGGCGTGGAGGCCGGGGACCGGGATGCCGGCCTTCTCCATGGCTGCGCGGGTCGGCATCCGCTCGCCGCGGTAGAAGCTCTCGCCTTCGCCCATCAGCGACAGGGCCATCTGGCTCATGGGGGCCAGGTCGCCGCAGGCCCCGACGCTCCCCTTCTCGCACACCACGGGAGTGACCCCGCGGTTGAGCATCTCGACGTACGTGCCGGTGATCTCCGGGCGGCAGCCGGAATAACCGTTGGCGTGGACGTTGATCCGGCTCAGCATCGCCGCGCGGGCGTGCTCCACCGGGATCGGGTCGCCGATGCCCGCGGCGTGGTTGTAGATCAGGTAGCGCTGGAACTGCTGCACCTGCTCGTCGTCGAGCACCACCTCGGAGAACTCGCCGATCCCCGTGTTGACCCCGTACATGATCTCGCGGGCCTCGATCTTCTTCCGGAGCATCCCGCGGCATCTCTTGATCTTCTCGAGGGACTCGGGCGCCAGCTCCACCTTCTCGCCGTGGCGCGCCACCTTTACCACGTCCTCGAGGGTCAGGCTCTTTCCGTCGATCGTCACGGGCATGGGTCGTCTCTCCTGGGAACGAACGCGCGCGCGATCCCTATCGCGGCTGGAAAATTGGGGGACAGGGTACTACAGGCGCTCGTTCCTTTCCGCCGCCCGCACCTCTTCGAGCGCCTTCGCGCTGTCCGCGCGTCGCGGGTCGAGGCGGAGAGCCTCTCGAAACGACGTCTCGGCCTCGGGGAGATCGCCTAGCCTCCGGTAGAGCACACCCATGACGTGGTGGAGGTCCGGCCTCGCGGGTGCGAGGTCGGCCGCGCGCCGGTAGAAGTCGATCGCCTCCCGGTCGCGCCCCTGCCGGGCCAGCACCTTGCCCAGCTCGACATCCACCTCGAC
It contains:
- a CDS encoding aromatic amino acid ammonia-lyase, giving the protein MPVTIDGKSLTLEDVVKVARHGEKVELAPESLEKIKRCRGMLRKKIEAREIMYGVNTGIGEFSEVVLDDEQVQQFQRYLIYNHAAGIGDPIPVEHARAAMLSRINVHANGYSGCRPEITGTYVEMLNRGVTPVVCEKGSVGACGDLAPMSQMALSLMGEGESFYRGERMPTRAAMEKAGIPVPGLHARDGLAAINGSNLITAIGSLLLYDTERWIKQAEIAASMTLEALLANMKPYDGRLHELRGFKGAVTCALNLRTVMAGSDLITGKLKVKVQDAYSMRSSPQVIGALRDLMAYARKQFEIELNAVADNPIFIEDENRVLTGANFQGTPVSMPLDMVGAGITMVSVLSERRLNRLTNPALSVGLPAFLTKGAGMFSGLMLSQYTADSLIVEQRILSMPSCIQSIPAAADQEDFVSMGMNGALKTKQILDNARGVLAIEMIAAAQGLDFRDFTPGAGTRAAHAAVRKVVAHLGEDRPLFPDHNAMKAAVERCEVLEAVEKEIGPLRSSW